One segment of Bacteroides sp. AN502(2024) DNA contains the following:
- a CDS encoding tail fiber protein codes for MDKITGNYLTQGNKDFPLDCETLDALQTNIALVAILGNIAGDKVILRGCDLSQDGTKRSEGYVFVRTAAFPAGEVLRFEGGAVGSGMYVKQEDIPVTAQGYDYPKAYTKRTLAAGVGYENFRWEDFKNVQTSDALNQAIADLKEDLQEEAAKFTPAPLGIVLLWAGKTEPDGYALCDGRQLSTKDYPDLYKALGTTFNNAYSANGTRYTTTSGFFRLPDLRGRFVVGYHDSDNDYKTKGTAGGEKKHALTINEMPNHAHTFKDYYYPEAHDGQNYDTIVTNNNIGSNDTDYDNKHLFYYRHDTEGKGGGAQHENRPPYYVLAYIMRLK; via the coding sequence ATGGATAAAATCACAGGTAATTACCTGACACAGGGAAACAAGGATTTTCCGCTGGACTGTGAGACGCTGGACGCCTTGCAGACCAATATCGCGCTTGTCGCTATATTGGGCAACATCGCCGGCGACAAAGTAATCCTGCGCGGCTGCGACCTTTCACAGGACGGCACAAAGCGTTCCGAGGGTTATGTATTTGTACGGACGGCGGCTTTTCCCGCCGGTGAAGTTTTGCGTTTCGAGGGCGGTGCGGTCGGCAGCGGCATGTATGTGAAACAAGAGGATATACCCGTGACGGCGCAAGGATACGATTATCCGAAAGCCTACACGAAACGGACGCTTGCCGCGGGTGTGGGCTATGAAAATTTCAGATGGGAGGACTTCAAGAATGTGCAGACTTCTGACGCACTTAATCAGGCTATTGCCGACCTGAAAGAAGACCTGCAAGAGGAGGCGGCAAAATTCACCCCCGCACCTTTGGGTATCGTGCTGCTATGGGCGGGAAAAACCGAGCCTGACGGTTACGCCCTTTGTGACGGGCGGCAATTAAGCACAAAGGACTATCCCGACCTGTACAAGGCTTTGGGTACGACCTTTAACAATGCTTACAGTGCCAACGGTACACGGTACACTACGACCAGCGGCTTTTTCCGTCTTCCCGATCTGCGCGGCCGTTTTGTCGTGGGCTACCACGACAGTGATAATGACTACAAGACGAAAGGCACGGCAGGCGGTGAGAAAAAACATGCCCTTACCATCAATGAAATGCCGAACCATGCGCATACGTTCAAGGATTATTATTATCCGGAAGCCCACGACGGCCAGAACTACGACACCATCGTGACGAACAACAATATCGGGTCAAATGATACGGATTATGACAACAAGCATCTGTTCTATTACAGGCATGACACGGAAGGCAAGGGCGGTGGTGCGCAACATGAAAACCGTCCCCCGTATTATGTTCTGGCTTATATCATGCGACTTAAATAA